In Chloracidobacterium sp., one genomic interval encodes:
- the tssA gene encoding type VI secretion system protein TssA, translated as MSEELQIPPVIDIDALLVPISDDEPSGENLRYSGIYDEIAEARRADDALSQGDWQTELKTADHRKVAEIAIPALTTRSKDIQLAVWLTEALIKLHGLAGLRDGLKLLAALQDKFWDTLHPEIDEGDMEGRANAISWLDSQGTFVVRSAPLTSGAGYGYADWVDAKRFDIPDNLDSLDSESYQHYADLKAQAERENRVTSAKWKAALAQTRRAFCEKTSFTIEECEAALAELDHVDEVKYDRNQTPGLSNLKKTLDEVSGLAKKILERKRIEEPDPADSVAADENADGEGSAEGTSSGGGAGPVRGRGEALQRLAEIAAFFQRTEPHSPVAYLVQRAVKWGNMPLETWLRDVIKDENVLFQLRDTLGLDNSQGQMSDDSWGSAETSSETSATDEPSSDW; from the coding sequence ATGAGCGAAGAACTTCAAATACCGCCGGTCATAGATATTGACGCCTTGCTTGTGCCAATTTCGGACGACGAGCCTTCGGGTGAAAATCTGCGATATTCGGGCATTTATGACGAGATCGCCGAGGCACGCCGCGCCGATGACGCACTGTCGCAGGGCGATTGGCAGACCGAGCTTAAGACCGCGGATCATCGCAAGGTCGCCGAGATCGCCATTCCCGCGCTTACAACCCGGTCGAAGGACATCCAGCTTGCGGTTTGGCTGACCGAAGCACTGATAAAGCTGCACGGCCTTGCAGGCCTGCGTGACGGCCTCAAACTGCTTGCGGCGCTTCAGGACAAGTTCTGGGACACATTGCACCCTGAGATCGACGAAGGCGATATGGAAGGCCGCGCGAATGCGATCTCTTGGCTGGATTCCCAGGGTACGTTCGTCGTCCGATCGGCTCCTTTGACCTCAGGCGCGGGTTACGGTTATGCCGATTGGGTCGATGCAAAGAGGTTTGACATACCCGATAATCTCGACTCGCTGGATTCTGAGTCGTATCAGCACTACGCAGACCTAAAGGCGCAGGCCGAACGCGAGAACCGCGTGACAAGTGCGAAATGGAAGGCCGCTCTTGCCCAGACACGCCGTGCATTCTGCGAAAAGACGAGTTTTACGATCGAAGAGTGTGAGGCTGCTCTTGCCGAACTTGATCACGTCGATGAGGTGAAATACGACCGCAACCAGACGCCGGGGCTTTCAAATCTGAAAAAGACGCTTGATGAGGTTAGCGGCCTCGCAAAGAAGATCCTCGAACGCAAGCGTATCGAGGAGCCTGATCCGGCTGACAGCGTTGCGGCTGATGAGAACGCGGACGGTGAAGGTTCTGCCGAAGGAACGTCAAGCGGCGGCGGTGCGGGGCCTGTGCGCGGCCGCGGCGAGGCTTTGCAGCGGCTTGCCGAGATAGCCGCATTCTTTCAGAGGACCGAGCCGCATTCGCCGGTCGCGTATCTGGTTCAGCGTGCGGTCAAGTGGGGCAATATGCCGCTCGAAACATGGCTTCGCGACGTGATAAAGGATGAGAACGTGCTTTTTCAGCT